A portion of the Macaca mulatta isolate MMU2019108-1 chromosome 2, T2T-MMU8v2.0, whole genome shotgun sequence genome contains these proteins:
- the LOC706181 gene encoding large ribosomal subunit protein eL42-like yields the protein MVNVPKTRRTFCKKCGKHQPHKVTQYKKGKDSLYAQGKQRYERKQSGYGGQTKPIFRKKSKTTKKIVLRLECVEPNCRSKRMLAIKRCKHFELGEDKKRKGQVIQF from the coding sequence ATGGTTAACGTCCCTAAAACCCGCCGGACTTTCTGTAAGAAGTGTGGCAAGCACCAACCCCACAAAGTGACACAGTACAAAAAGGGCAAGGATTCTCTGTATGCCCAGGGAAAGCAGCGTTATGAGAGGAAGCAGAGTGGATATGGTGGGCAAACTAAGCCGATTTTCCGGAAAAAGtctaaaactacaaagaagattGTGCTAAGGCTTGAGTGTGTTGAGCCCAACTGTAGATCTAAGAGAATGCTGGCTATTAAGAGATGCAAGCATTTTGAACTGGGAGAAGATAAGAAGAGAAAGGGCCAAGTGATCCAGTTCTAA